GCATGGCGAAGGGCATCGCGGACGGCTTCCCGCTGGGCGCGTTCATCGCGCGCGAGGACATCGCCGACGCCTTCACGCCAGGCGACCACCTCTCGACCTTCGGCGGAAATCCCATCAGCTGCGCGGCGGCCATGGCCAACCTCGGAGTCATGAAGGACGAAAAGCTTCCGGAGAACGCCGCGGCGCGCGGCGCGCAGCTCATGGAGCGCCTGAAAGCCTTCAAGCAGAAGTGCAAGCTCGTGGGCGACGTCCGCGGCAAGGGGCTGATGATCGGCATCGAGCTCATCAAGGACGCGAAAAAAACCCCGGCGCCAAAGGAAGCCAAGGCGACCCAGAAGCTGTGCCGCGAGGCCGGCGTCCTGGTCGGCGTGGGCGGCACGACCGGAAACGTCGTGCGCCTTCAGCCGCCGCTCGTCATCACCGAGGCGCAGGCCGCTCAGGCGGCGGACGCCTTGGAGAAGGCCTTACTCGAAGTCGCCAAGACGGCGTAGGCGCAGAGGCTGGGCCTCGTACTGGATTGTAGGGCGCACCCCACGCGGGTTGCGCCCTACTTTATTGTTGCCGATATCCCTTGTTCCAGGGAGCGCAGTTCTGCGCGCCCTGACTCACGTCTGGCGACAGCTGGTTTGGGAGGGTAGGGCAGGAACCGGGCTGCTTTCGCTACGTTTCCTGGGCGATGGTCACAAGGGTGTTGGATGCCGCGTTCTTTACCACCTGGCTCGTGCCGTTGGGCCACGTCACCCGGATCTCGTCGGCTCCGTCGTTTTGCCCGAGGCCGAAGTGCAGAATTTCCGGCTCCTGCGACAAAAACCCCAACCCGCACGTGACGTGCTTACGCATCACCAAATCCCCGGCCTTCACGACTACCTCCGCCCCCACGCCGTTCCGGTTGTCCGTCTCGCCCCGGAGCCGGAGCTTCAGCCAGCGGTTGCCGCCCTTCTGCTCGTTCCTCAGGACCACCGCCTTGTCGTGGAAGTTGTTAACGACCAGGTCGAGGTCGCCGTCGTGGTCCATGTCAAAGCGCGCGAAGGTACGGCTCGATCCCAGGAAGAGTCCGGGTGAATCGACGTCCACGAGATAGAAGTACCCGTTGTGGTTCAGAAAAAGTCTGTTGTTGTCGATATGCAGGTCGCTCAGCCAGCCGTTCGCCAGATACATATCGGGGTCGCCGTCGTTCTCGTAATCGAAGAACGCGGCATGCCAGGACCAGCCGTACTCTCCGGGCTCGAACCACTGGTCGAGCTTGTCTTCGAGGAGCTTTCCTCCCTTGTTCACGTACAAGGCACAGTCTTCCATGAATCGAAACCCGTAAAGAACGGTGTCCGAGATGTCGTTCACGGTTTCGTCCCTCGGAAACCTGTGCCGGATTCTTCTGGAATACATATCGATGTTCGAGACGAAAACGTCCCAGAACCCGTCCGCGTTCACGTCCACGAAACTCACGTTCATGCTGTGGCCGCGTATGCGGGGGAGGGCCTCCGAAGTGACGTCTCGAAACGTCCCGTCCCCCAAGTTCTCGAACATGCTGTTCGCAGCGAAATCGTTCGAGATGTAAATATCCTCGTCGCCGTCCCGATCGAAATCGAACGCCGCCGCCGCCTGAACCCAGCCCGGGTCCCCCAGTCCGGCCCTCTCCGTGACGTCGGCGAACTTCAGGCCCCCCTTGTTCTCGAAAAGCTTGTTCGGGTATCCGTTCCTGCCCCCGAGCGTAGGACTGATGCCCTTGTCCCACGGCCCGTAACCGGACACGAACAGGTCCAGGTCGCCGTCCTTGTCGTAATCGAAAAAGAACGACATCCCCGGTACCGGGGGAGCCGCCTCGACCCCAGCCGCCGCCGTGACGTCGGTGAAATGCCCCTCCCCGTCGTTCTCCCAGAGCCGCGACACCCCGAAGGCGTTCGCCAGAAAAAGGTCCAAATCCCCGTCGTTGTCCACGTCGGCAAACAGGGCCGAACGGCCCTCGGACAAGTCGGCGACACCTGCCTCCTCGGTAACGTCTCGGAATTTCCCGTTCCCGAGGCCTTTGTAGAGCTTGTTGTCCCGGCCGCTTATGAGGTAAACGTCCATCCAGCCGTCGCCGTCCACGTCGCCCACGGCGAGGCCGCCGCCGGCGTACTTGGGCTTGCCCTCGCCGCTCAATTTCTGGCTCACAGTTTTTTCGTTGGATTCATGAAGAAAATCAATTCCCGAATCCTGCGTGACGTCCGCGAAGAAAGGAAGCGGATACGTCTTGAGCAAGGCTTCTTTTTCCCGCTTATGCGTTTCGCTCCAGGCCGAGTCGGGGACTTCCGGAGGCAGAACAAACTTTGCCATGTTGGAAAGCTCGGCGAAATCCTGGGCCGTGATGACGGTTTTTCCTGCGGCCTTGGCCAGTTCCTCCGCTCCCACCAGGTAATACGTGGCCAGGATGGACACGGCCTCGGAGATGAACTCGGCCGCGAACGGCGTCAGGGGTTTTCCCTTTCCCGCAAGCCAGACGTCTTCCATAATCTGCCAATGAAGGGCGTTGTCGCGCAGGGCGTCCATGTCGCGCTCGATGAGAGTAACGGTGACGATGTCGCTTTCCGCCGCGCCTTCGCCCGAGCGGTGGGGACGGCCGAACCTCAAAACCACGTCGCCGTTGAACAGCAGGCGGTAGGGAAGCACCCCCTGAATCCGCTCGCGATCCTCGGCTTCGTCGATCACCACCCCGGGACAGTCCGAAGCCAGGGCCATGTAGAATTCCCTGAGCTGTTCAATCAGGTATTGAACGCCCTCCTTGTCCACAGGAATGCCGGAGAGCTCGTTGATGAACTGCTCGACGTTCTCCTCTACCGCGCCGGCGTTGTATCGTTTGAGGGATTCTATCTTTCGGCGAATCAGCTTCCGCGTCAACGTGTTAAGAAATTCGCGCTCCCGCTCTCCGAGTTGTTTCTTCGCCGCTTCGGAGGAAGCGCTTTCCCCCCGCCCGCTCACGGGGGAGGGGAGGGCGTCCAAGGCATGCATTTCCGCGATTCTCTCAAACGCTTCCCGGACGTGCGGGGCATGCGAGTGCACGCGCCTGTCCTCGTTGGAAACATTGGTGGTCTCCCTCAACAGCTCGAGCGAGAGAGAAGAGACGATGCGCGAGAGCTCGATGGTGGCTTCCGGAGTCAGGGGCTTGAGGAGCACGGGTCGCTCCTCGTAGAGGCCTATACCGCACACCGCGTCCTGAATGACGGAGAGGAGGATTCGCCAGTGCTCCGATGTCGTTCGGTAGTCTGTAAAATCGTTGAAGCCCAGTTCTTTGAAAATTTCCTTGCCCCCGCGAACCTGGTAAATCGGCACCTTACCGCGGCCCTGCCGGCTGACGCGGGCGAGGTCTTCCGACGTGATGTGCGTTCCCTTGGCCGCCACGGAAGTTTTTTCCCAGAGCCGGTCGGTGAGCTCCTGCATGGAGCGGATTTTCTCAAGCACCGCCATCGGGGTATGCGGCTTCTGGGCGATGAAGTTGTCGAGCTTGCAGAAGCTGGACCAGCACACCACGTCCTCCTTCGTTTCGAGTAGGGCGATTTGCTCAAAGACGAAGTCCGCCATCTCGAACAAATCGGCTGGAGCGGCCGATGTGACCGACCCCGCTTCCGCATGCCCGAAGCGGTTCCAGCCGTACCATCCCGCTGCCAAGATAAGCAGCACAACGGCCAGCGCTGCGGCCAGGTAACGTGGTTGTAGCATTAGACTATGCTACCGTCTAGAAGGGAGGAGGGTCAAATGCGCCTGCGCTCCTTGCGCTTCTTCCGCGGCTTCGACGAGGCTTTCTTGTCCGCGGGCTTCTTGCGGTGGTCGCCGAAGCGGCGGAGCGTGAGCGCCATCTCGCGCAGGCGCTTGTCCACCAGGGCGTAGAGCGTGCCTTTCGGGAACACGCCGTTTCGGCCGCGCTGCCCCGCGGGCTTCCCCATCAGAAGAGGCACGGCCTCGTCCACCCTCGAGATGGCGTAGATGTGAAATTTCTCCTTCCGCACCGCCTCGACGACCTCCTTCTTGAGCATAAGGCTCTGCTCGTTCGCCTTCGGGATAACGACCCCCTGCCGTCCCGTAAGGCCCTTGATCCTGCATACCTCGAAAAAACCTTCGATCTTCTCGTTGACGCCGCCCACGGCCTGCACCTCGCCCTTTTGGTTCACGGAGCCCGTGACGGCGATGCCCTGCCGAATGGGCACGCGGGCGATGCTCGAGAGGATGACGCAGAACTCGGCGACGGAGGCGCTGTCGCCGTCGATTTCCGAGTAACTCTGCTCGAAGCAGAGGCTGGTTGCCAGCGAAAGGGGCTTGTCGTGCGCGAAGCGCTCGCCCAAGAGGCCCGAGATGATAAGGACGCCCTTGTCGTAGGCGGAGTGGGAGAGCTTGACGCGGCGCTCGATGTCCACGATGCCTTCTTCGCCGAGGCGCGTGGCCGCCGTAATCCGCGCCGGTCGGCCGAAGGCGAAGTGGCCGAAGTCGTAAACGGTGAGGCCGTTCACCTGCCCCACGACGCCGCCGCGCGTGTCCACGAGGAGCGTGCCCTCGGCGATGAGCTCGCGAATTTTTTCGCTGATGAGGCTCGAGCGGTAGAGGCGCTCCTCGAGCGCCTGCTCGACGTGGGCGCGGGTTACGGTTTTGCTTCCCTCCTCATGGCACCAGTGTGCCGCCTCGCGCGCCAGGTCGGCGATGTCAATGAGGCGGAGAGAGAGTTTCTTCTGGTTTTCGGCCACCCGTGCACCGAACTCGACTACCGCGGCGACGCTGCTTGCGTCGAAGTGCGGCAAATTCTCCTCGTGCGCGATGCGCGCGATGAAGCGGGCGTAATCGTTTGAGGTGCGCACGGAGAGGGGAACGTCGGTCTCGAAATCGGCGCGCACCTTGAAAATTTTTCGAAAATCCTCGTCGTAGCGATGGAGAAGCTGGTAAATATAGGTGTTGCCGAAGAGAAGGACCTTGACATGCAGCGGAATCGGCTCG
The DNA window shown above is from Acidobacteriota bacterium and carries:
- a CDS encoding CRTAC1 family protein is translated as MLQPRYLAAALAVVLLILAAGWYGWNRFGHAEAGSVTSAAPADLFEMADFVFEQIALLETKEDVVCWSSFCKLDNFIAQKPHTPMAVLEKIRSMQELTDRLWEKTSVAAKGTHITSEDLARVSRQGRGKVPIYQVRGGKEIFKELGFNDFTDYRTTSEHWRILLSVIQDAVCGIGLYEERPVLLKPLTPEATIELSRIVSSLSLELLRETTNVSNEDRRVHSHAPHVREAFERIAEMHALDALPSPVSGRGESASSEAAKKQLGEREREFLNTLTRKLIRRKIESLKRYNAGAVEENVEQFINELSGIPVDKEGVQYLIEQLREFYMALASDCPGVVIDEAEDRERIQGVLPYRLLFNGDVVLRFGRPHRSGEGAAESDIVTVTLIERDMDALRDNALHWQIMEDVWLAGKGKPLTPFAAEFISEAVSILATYYLVGAEELAKAAGKTVITAQDFAELSNMAKFVLPPEVPDSAWSETHKREKEALLKTYPLPFFADVTQDSGIDFLHESNEKTVSQKLSGEGKPKYAGGGLAVGDVDGDGWMDVYLISGRDNKLYKGLGNGKFRDVTEEAGVADLSEGRSALFADVDNDGDLDLFLANAFGVSRLWENDGEGHFTDVTAAAGVEAAPPVPGMSFFFDYDKDGDLDLFVSGYGPWDKGISPTLGGRNGYPNKLFENKGGLKFADVTERAGLGDPGWVQAAAAFDFDRDGDEDIYISNDFAANSMFENLGDGTFRDVTSEALPRIRGHSMNVSFVDVNADGFWDVFVSNIDMYSRRIRHRFPRDETVNDISDTVLYGFRFMEDCALYVNKGGKLLEDKLDQWFEPGEYGWSWHAAFFDYENDGDPDMYLANGWLSDLHIDNNRLFLNHNGYFYLVDVDSPGLFLGSSRTFARFDMDHDGDLDLVVNNFHDKAVVLRNEQKGGNRWLKLRLRGETDNRNGVGAEVVVKAGDLVMRKHVTCGLGFLSQEPEILHFGLGQNDGADEIRVTWPNGTSQVVKNAASNTLVTIAQET